The proteins below are encoded in one region of Bacteroides uniformis:
- the aroC gene encoding chorismate synthase, with product MFNSFGNILRLTSFGESHGKGVGGVIDGFPAGIVIDMDFVQAELDRRRPGQSRITTARKEGDKVEFLSGIFEGKSTGCPIGFIVWNQNQHSDDYNNLKEVYRPSHADYTYKVKYGIRDHRGGGRSSARETISRVVAGALAKLALKQLGIHITAYTSQVGSIRLEENYTAYDLDLIETNPVRCPDPAKAKEMEELIFKIKGEGDTIGGVVTCVIKGCPIGLGQPVFGKLHAALGAAMLSINAAKAFEYGDGFKGLKQKGSEQNDVFYNNNGRIETRTNHSGGIQGGISNGQDIYFRVAFKPVATVLMEQHTVNIDGVDTTLKARGRHDPCVLPRAVPIVEAMTAMTLLDYYLIDRTTQL from the coding sequence ATGTTCAACTCATTTGGAAATATTCTCCGTCTTACCAGTTTTGGGGAATCACACGGTAAGGGTGTGGGAGGAGTGATAGACGGATTCCCTGCAGGAATAGTCATTGATATGGATTTCGTCCAGGCAGAGCTCGACCGACGCCGCCCCGGACAGTCACGTATCACTACTGCCCGGAAAGAAGGTGATAAAGTGGAGTTTCTCTCCGGCATCTTCGAAGGAAAATCCACGGGCTGCCCCATAGGATTCATTGTATGGAACCAAAACCAGCATTCTGACGATTACAATAACCTGAAAGAGGTCTACCGCCCGTCACATGCCGACTATACTTATAAGGTAAAATACGGCATCCGAGACCATCGCGGAGGCGGACGTTCATCGGCCCGTGAAACAATCTCGCGTGTAGTGGCGGGCGCCTTGGCCAAATTGGCACTAAAGCAGTTGGGTATACACATCACGGCATACACTTCACAAGTAGGCTCTATCCGCCTTGAAGAGAACTATACCGCATACGACCTCGACCTGATAGAGACCAATCCGGTCCGCTGCCCCGACCCGGCGAAGGCGAAAGAAATGGAAGAACTCATCTTCAAGATAAAGGGAGAAGGAGATACTATCGGAGGAGTGGTGACCTGTGTCATCAAAGGATGCCCCATCGGACTGGGACAACCCGTATTCGGCAAGCTCCATGCGGCACTCGGAGCAGCCATGCTCAGCATCAATGCAGCAAAAGCATTCGAGTATGGAGACGGTTTCAAGGGATTAAAGCAAAAAGGCTCAGAGCAGAATGACGTGTTCTACAACAACAACGGACGTATCGAGACCCGCACCAATCATTCGGGCGGTATACAAGGTGGAATCAGCAACGGACAAGACATCTATTTCCGTGTAGCCTTCAAACCCGTGGCAACCGTACTGATGGAGCAACACACCGTGAACATTGACGGTGTAGACACCACCCTGAAAGCCCGCGGACGCCATGATCCGTGCGTATTGCCACGCGCAGTACCCATCGTGGAAGCAATGACAGCAATGACATTGCTGGATTATTACCTGATTGACAGAACAACTCAGCTATAA
- a CDS encoding dipeptidase, whose protein sequence is MEIKKYITENESKMLEDLFSLIRIPSISAKPEYHDDMLACAKRWAQLLLEAGADEALVMPSKGNPIVFGQKIVDPDAKTVLVYAHYDVMPAEPLELWKSEPFEPEIRDGHIWARGADDDKGQSFIQVKAFEYLVRNGLLQTNVKFIFEGEEEIGSPSLESFCQEHKELLKADVILVSDTSMLGADLPSLTTGLRGLAYWEIEVTGPNRDLHSGHFGGAVANPINVLCQIISKVTDAEERITVPSFYDDVEEVPQAERDMIARIPFDEEKYKKAINVKALFGEKGYSTLERNSCRPSFDVCGIWGGYTGEGSKTVLPSKAYAKVSCRLVPHQDHHKISKLFADYILDIAPDSVQVKVTPMHGGQGYVCPISLPAYQAAEKGFEKAFGKKPLAVRRGGSIPIISTFEQVLGIKTVLMGFGLESNAIHSPNENIPLDIFRKGIEAVVEFYLNYK, encoded by the coding sequence ATGGAAATAAAGAAATATATTACAGAGAACGAGTCTAAAATGCTGGAAGACTTGTTCAGCCTCATCCGTATTCCAAGCATCAGTGCCAAACCCGAGTATCACGACGATATGCTTGCCTGCGCCAAACGCTGGGCACAACTGTTGCTCGAAGCCGGAGCAGACGAAGCTCTGGTAATGCCTTCAAAAGGAAATCCAATTGTTTTTGGACAGAAAATCGTAGACCCGGACGCCAAGACCGTATTGGTATATGCCCACTACGACGTGATGCCGGCCGAGCCTCTCGAACTTTGGAAAAGCGAACCCTTTGAGCCTGAAATACGCGACGGACATATCTGGGCACGTGGTGCTGATGATGACAAAGGGCAGTCTTTCATACAAGTGAAAGCATTTGAATACCTCGTCAGAAACGGACTGCTGCAAACCAACGTGAAATTCATCTTTGAAGGAGAAGAAGAAATCGGCTCGCCCAGTCTGGAAAGCTTCTGCCAAGAGCACAAAGAACTGCTAAAAGCAGATGTCATACTGGTTTCGGACACCAGCATGCTTGGCGCCGACCTGCCTTCACTGACCACTGGATTGCGCGGACTTGCCTATTGGGAAATAGAAGTGACCGGCCCTAATCGCGACCTGCACAGCGGACACTTCGGCGGTGCCGTCGCCAATCCCATCAACGTGCTTTGCCAGATTATCAGCAAAGTAACGGATGCGGAGGAACGTATCACCGTACCGAGTTTCTATGACGATGTGGAAGAAGTTCCCCAAGCTGAGCGCGACATGATAGCCCGCATTCCTTTCGACGAAGAGAAATACAAAAAGGCTATCAATGTAAAAGCGCTTTTCGGAGAGAAAGGTTACAGTACGCTGGAACGTAACAGTTGCCGTCCATCTTTCGACGTATGCGGCATCTGGGGCGGATATACGGGTGAAGGGTCCAAGACCGTGCTCCCATCCAAGGCATACGCCAAGGTATCCTGCCGGTTAGTTCCCCACCAGGACCACCATAAAATATCCAAACTGTTTGCTGACTATATCTTAGACATAGCACCGGATTCGGTGCAGGTAAAAGTCACTCCGATGCACGGCGGACAAGGATATGTATGCCCCATCAGCCTGCCCGCCTATCAAGCCGCCGAAAAAGGTTTTGAAAAAGCATTCGGAAAGAAACCGCTGGCAGTGCGTCGAGGTGGAAGTATCCCCATCATTTCCACCTTCGAGCAAGTGCTGGGTATCAAAACCGTATTGATGGGCTTCGGGCTCGAATCCAACGCCATCCACTCACCTAATGAGAATATACCATTGGACATCTTCCGTAAAGGAATAGAAGCCGTTGTCGAATTCTACCTCAATTATAAATAA
- a CDS encoding anhydro-N-acetylmuramic acid kinase: protein MKDFQIQAIGLMSGTSLDGLDVCCCTFRRQARKWSFHIDCAKGYSYPDAMKQILGTGAQTMSALEFITFHSSYGKFLGERVNEFMQEFGVHPDIIASHGHTIFHEPQKRIMYQIGDGAAIAAETHIPTVSDFRRLDIMLGGQGAPLVPIGDRLLFADYDFCLNIGGFSNISFEQDGRRIAFDISPVNYVINHYCRQIGLEFDRDGEIARQGNICQELLDELNGMDFYHQSGPKSLGREWVETLVYPMLERYGLSMENMLRTFYEHAAWQISRIITAHPLPDGNGKLLITGGGAFNKFLIERIDALCPCEIVIPSRQIIEYKEALIFAFLGALYMADTPGCLASVTGATADNIGGMLFKI, encoded by the coding sequence ATGAAAGACTTCCAAATTCAAGCCATCGGCCTGATGTCCGGCACCTCTCTTGACGGACTGGACGTATGTTGTTGCACTTTCCGACGACAAGCTAGAAAATGGTCTTTCCACATAGACTGTGCGAAAGGCTATAGCTACCCCGACGCCATGAAGCAGATATTGGGTACCGGTGCACAGACAATGAGTGCTTTGGAGTTCATCACTTTCCACAGCTCCTATGGAAAGTTTCTCGGTGAACGTGTCAACGAGTTCATGCAAGAATTTGGAGTCCACCCCGATATTATCGCCTCCCACGGGCATACTATCTTCCATGAGCCTCAAAAGAGAATCATGTACCAAATAGGTGATGGAGCCGCCATTGCCGCTGAAACCCATATACCTACCGTTTCGGATTTCCGGCGGCTGGACATCATGCTAGGTGGGCAGGGCGCTCCACTCGTACCTATTGGCGACCGGTTGCTTTTTGCTGACTACGACTTCTGTTTGAATATCGGCGGCTTCTCCAACATCTCATTCGAGCAGGACGGGCGGCGCATCGCTTTTGACATCAGTCCGGTGAATTACGTCATCAACCATTACTGCCGGCAAATAGGATTGGAATTTGACCGTGACGGCGAGATAGCACGGCAAGGCAACATTTGCCAAGAACTGCTGGACGAACTGAACGGAATGGATTTCTACCATCAGTCCGGACCGAAATCATTGGGACGGGAGTGGGTGGAAACGCTGGTATATCCCATGCTCGAGCGTTATGGCTTGAGTATGGAAAATATGCTACGTACCTTTTACGAGCATGCCGCCTGGCAAATATCACGCATCATCACCGCCCACCCCTTGCCCGATGGCAATGGAAAGCTGCTGATTACCGGTGGAGGTGCATTCAACAAGTTCCTCATAGAACGTATCGACGCCTTGTGTCCGTGTGAGATCGTGATTCCCAGCCGGCAAATCATAGAGTACAAGGAAGCCCTAATCTTTGCTTTCCTGGGTGCCCTCTATATGGCGGACACACCCGGATGCCTCGCCTCGGTAACGGGAGCCACGGCAGATAATATCGGAGGGATGCTGTTTAAAATATAG
- a CDS encoding NUDIX hydrolase, with the protein MEKSKDTWTVLSSEYLHRAPWLTVRKDHVVLPNGNHIPSYYILEYPNWVNTIAITRDGQFVFIRQYRHGIQETSYELCAGVCEEEDGSPMVSAQRELLEETGYGNGVWKEFMQISPNPSTHTNITYCFLATDVEKISEQQLEDTENLTVHLLSLQEVKELLQQGSIRQALMAAPLWKYMAERII; encoded by the coding sequence ATGGAAAAATCAAAAGACACCTGGACCGTCTTATCCAGCGAATACCTTCATCGGGCCCCGTGGCTCACTGTGCGTAAGGACCATGTAGTGCTACCCAACGGCAACCATATCCCCTCCTATTATATATTGGAATATCCCAACTGGGTGAATACCATTGCCATCACCCGTGATGGACAATTTGTCTTTATCCGCCAATACCGGCATGGCATACAAGAAACGTCCTATGAGCTCTGTGCAGGGGTATGCGAAGAAGAGGACGGCTCTCCGATGGTTTCCGCACAACGGGAACTTTTGGAAGAAACCGGCTATGGAAACGGAGTATGGAAAGAGTTCATGCAAATCTCTCCCAATCCAAGTACCCACACCAACATTACCTACTGTTTCCTGGCTACGGACGTGGAGAAAATCTCCGAGCAACAGTTGGAAGATACGGAAAACCTGACCGTACACCTGCTTTCCTTGCAAGAGGTCAAGGAATTGCTGCAGCAAGGAAGCATCCGCCAGGCGCTGATGGCTGCTCCCCTCTGGAAATACATGGCGGAGAGAATTATTTAA
- a CDS encoding DNA topoisomerase 3 yields MIVCIAEKPSVARDIADVLGAREKKDGYIEGNGYQVTWTFGHLCTLKEPHEYTPNWKSWSLGSLPMIPPRFGIKLISNPTYERQFHTIENLMQHADMIINCGDAGQEGELIQRWVMQKAGARCPVKRLWISSLTEEAIREGFAKLRDASDFQPLYEAGLSRAIGDWLLGMNATRLYTMKYGQNRQVLSIGRVQTPTLALIVNRQLEIQNFVPKQYWELKTVYRDTTFSAILRKSEEELVLEAEKQKEAIAAGKKPKKEEENRGIDPITDRERGLALLDQIKYFPFTVTDVTKKEGREAPLRLFDLTSLQVECNKKFAYSADETLKIIQSLYEKKVATYPRVDTTYLSDDIYPKCPGILKGLRDYETFTAPLTGTALLKSKKVFDNSKVTDHHAIIPTGQHPQNLTDMERRVFDLIARRFIAVFYPDCKFATTTVLGEVESIEFKATGKQILEQGWRVIFGTPSVQSQEEKEEKGEEENVLPAFVKGESGPHVPDLYEKWTQPPRPYTEATLLRAMETAGKLVDNDELRDALKENGIGRPSTRAAIIETLFKRNYIRKEKKNLIATPTGVELIQIIHEELLKSAELTGIWEKKLREIERRTYNAGQFLEELKQMVSEIVMSVLSDNSNRHITIQASAPEKGSKASVKTEDADKPKKEPKKRSPRKSAAAGKKTEQALGAVAASSVWVPVQADDFVGQSCPLCGKGTVIKGKTAYGCSEWKSGCTFRKPFE; encoded by the coding sequence ATGATAGTTTGTATTGCCGAAAAGCCCTCTGTGGCGCGTGACATAGCCGATGTATTGGGAGCGAGAGAAAAGAAAGACGGATACATCGAAGGAAATGGATACCAGGTGACCTGGACATTCGGTCATCTTTGTACGCTGAAAGAGCCGCATGAATATACCCCTAATTGGAAGTCATGGAGCTTGGGAAGCCTGCCCATGATACCTCCCCGTTTCGGCATTAAGCTGATTAGTAATCCCACATACGAGCGCCAGTTCCATACGATAGAGAACCTCATGCAACATGCCGATATGATTATAAACTGCGGTGATGCCGGGCAGGAGGGAGAATTGATACAGCGTTGGGTGATGCAGAAGGCCGGGGCACGTTGTCCGGTGAAACGTCTTTGGATATCTTCATTGACAGAGGAAGCTATTCGTGAGGGGTTTGCCAAGCTGCGTGATGCGTCGGATTTCCAGCCTTTGTACGAAGCAGGCTTGTCGCGTGCCATTGGCGACTGGCTGCTCGGGATGAATGCCACCCGCCTCTACACCATGAAGTATGGGCAGAACCGGCAGGTACTTTCTATCGGCCGTGTGCAGACGCCGACACTGGCGCTGATTGTAAACCGTCAGTTGGAAATACAGAATTTTGTTCCCAAGCAATACTGGGAGCTGAAGACCGTCTATCGTGATACCACTTTCTCCGCCATCCTCCGGAAAAGTGAGGAGGAACTGGTACTGGAAGCCGAGAAGCAGAAAGAGGCCATAGCTGCCGGGAAGAAACCTAAAAAAGAAGAAGAGAATCGAGGTATCGACCCCATTACCGACCGCGAACGTGGGCTTGCTCTATTGGATCAGATTAAGTATTTTCCTTTTACTGTGACGGATGTCACCAAGAAAGAGGGGAGGGAGGCGCCACTTCGCTTGTTTGACTTGACTTCTTTGCAAGTGGAATGTAACAAGAAGTTTGCCTATTCCGCTGATGAGACGCTGAAAATCATCCAGTCTTTGTATGAGAAGAAAGTGGCTACCTATCCACGTGTAGACACTACCTATTTGAGTGATGACATCTATCCCAAATGCCCCGGCATCTTGAAAGGTCTGCGTGATTACGAGACATTTACAGCCCCTTTGACAGGAACTGCATTGTTGAAGTCCAAAAAGGTTTTCGATAACTCGAAGGTAACAGACCACCACGCCATTATTCCTACCGGCCAGCATCCGCAGAATCTGACGGATATGGAACGTCGCGTATTCGATTTGATAGCACGCCGTTTCATTGCTGTATTCTATCCCGATTGTAAGTTTGCCACTACCACCGTATTGGGCGAGGTAGAGAGCATAGAGTTCAAGGCCACCGGCAAGCAGATTCTGGAACAGGGTTGGCGTGTTATCTTCGGCACCCCCTCGGTACAATCGCAGGAGGAGAAAGAGGAAAAGGGAGAAGAGGAGAATGTGCTTCCGGCTTTTGTGAAAGGAGAAAGCGGACCGCACGTTCCTGATTTATATGAGAAGTGGACGCAACCGCCCCGGCCTTATACGGAAGCCACCCTGCTGCGTGCTATGGAAACGGCGGGCAAGCTGGTGGATAACGACGAACTGCGTGATGCGCTGAAGGAAAACGGTATCGGTCGTCCGTCTACCCGTGCAGCCATCATCGAGACGCTGTTCAAGCGGAATTATATCCGCAAGGAAAAGAAGAATCTGATAGCCACTCCTACCGGTGTGGAGCTGATACAGATTATTCATGAGGAGCTGTTGAAGTCGGCGGAACTGACCGGTATTTGGGAGAAAAAACTACGTGAGATAGAAAGGCGGACATATAATGCCGGACAATTCTTGGAAGAATTGAAGCAGATGGTATCGGAAATCGTGATGAGTGTACTTTCTGATAACAGCAACCGCCACATCACCATCCAAGCGTCTGCTCCCGAAAAGGGCAGTAAGGCTTCTGTCAAGACAGAGGATGCCGATAAGCCGAAAAAGGAGCCGAAGAAAAGATCACCGAGAAAGTCTGCCGCCGCAGGTAAAAAGACGGAACAGGCTTTGGGCGCTGTGGCAGCTTCAAGTGTGTGGGTTCCCGTACAAGCTGACGATTTCGTCGGTCAGTCTTGTCCGCTTTGCGGAAAAGGTACCGTTATCAAGGGGAAAACAGCTTACGGTTGTTCCGAATGGAAATCCGGATGCACATTCCGCAAGCCGTTTGAATAA
- the scpA gene encoding methylmalonyl-CoA mutase codes for MRKDFKNLDIYAAFQPVNGAEWQKANGIHADWKTPEHIEVKPVYTKEDLEGMEHLGYAAGLPPYLRGPYSVMYTLRPWTIRQYAGFSTAEESNAFYRRNLASGQKGLSVAFDLATHRGYDPDHERVVGDVGKAGVSICSLENMKVLFDGIPLNKMSVSMTMNGAVLPVMAFYINAGLEQGAKLEEMAGTIQNDILKEFMVRNTYIYPPAFSMKIISDIFEYTSQKMPKFNSISISGYHMQEAGATADIELAYTLADGLEYLRAGTAAGIDIDAFAPRLSFFWAIGTNHFMEIAKMRAARMLWAKIVKQFNPKNPKSLALRTHSQTSGWSLTEQDPFNNVGRTCIEAMAAALGHTQSLHTNALDEAIALPTDFSARIARNTQIYIQEETYICKNVDPWGGSYYVESLTNELAHKAWELIQEVEKLGGMAKAIETGIPKMRIEEAAARTQARIDSGSQTIVGVNKYRLEKEAPIDILEIDNTAVRQEQIENLKRLKEGRNQAEVDKALEAITECVKTGKGNLLELAVEAARVRATLGEISYACEKIVGRYKAVIRTISGVYSSESKNDSDFHRACELAEKFAKKEGRQPRIMVAKMGQDGHDRGAKVVATGYADCGFDVDMGPLFQTPAEAAREAVENDVHVVGVSSLAAGHKTLVPQIIEELKKLGREDIVVIAGGVIPAQDYDFLYKAGVAAIFGPGTPVAKAACQILEILLDEE; via the coding sequence ATGCGAAAAGATTTTAAAAACTTAGATATATATGCCGCTTTTCAACCCGTCAATGGTGCTGAGTGGCAAAAGGCTAACGGCATCCATGCTGATTGGAAAACGCCGGAACACATTGAGGTGAAGCCTGTTTATACAAAAGAAGACCTTGAGGGAATGGAACATTTGGGTTATGCTGCCGGACTTCCTCCTTATTTGCGTGGTCCGTACTCTGTAATGTATACATTGCGTCCCTGGACTATCCGTCAGTATGCAGGTTTTTCTACAGCGGAAGAGTCAAATGCCTTTTACCGTCGTAATTTGGCTTCCGGACAGAAAGGTCTGTCCGTAGCTTTCGACTTGGCCACTCACCGTGGCTACGACCCCGACCACGAACGTGTAGTGGGTGACGTAGGTAAGGCAGGTGTGTCTATCTGTTCCTTGGAGAATATGAAGGTGCTGTTCGATGGAATTCCTTTGAACAAGATGTCCGTCTCCATGACCATGAACGGTGCCGTACTTCCTGTTATGGCATTCTACATCAACGCAGGTCTGGAGCAGGGTGCCAAGTTAGAAGAAATGGCTGGTACTATCCAGAACGATATCTTGAAGGAATTCATGGTGCGTAATACCTATATCTACCCGCCTGCATTCTCTATGAAGATTATCTCTGATATCTTTGAATATACTTCCCAGAAAATGCCTAAGTTTAATTCTATCTCCATCTCCGGCTACCACATGCAGGAAGCGGGTGCTACGGCAGACATCGAGTTGGCTTACACCCTGGCAGACGGTTTGGAATATCTGCGTGCCGGAACGGCTGCGGGTATTGACATCGATGCTTTCGCACCGCGTCTCTCTTTCTTCTGGGCCATCGGAACGAACCACTTTATGGAAATTGCCAAAATGCGTGCCGCACGTATGTTGTGGGCAAAGATTGTGAAGCAGTTCAATCCTAAGAATCCGAAGTCGCTGGCTTTGCGTACGCACTCCCAGACTTCCGGCTGGTCGCTGACAGAGCAAGACCCGTTCAACAATGTGGGCCGTACTTGTATCGAGGCGATGGCTGCTGCATTGGGACATACCCAGTCACTGCATACCAATGCTCTTGACGAGGCTATTGCCTTGCCGACGGATTTCTCTGCACGTATTGCACGTAATACGCAGATTTATATTCAGGAAGAAACTTACATTTGCAAGAATGTAGACCCATGGGGTGGCTCTTATTATGTGGAAAGTTTGACTAATGAGTTGGCTCACAAGGCTTGGGAATTGATTCAGGAAGTAGAGAAGCTGGGCGGTATGGCAAAAGCCATCGAAACCGGTATCCCCAAGATGCGTATCGAAGAGGCTGCTGCGCGTACACAAGCCCGTATCGATAGCGGTTCGCAGACCATTGTCGGTGTGAACAAGTATCGTCTGGAGAAAGAAGCTCCGATTGATATTCTTGAAATCGACAATACGGCTGTTCGTCAGGAACAGATTGAGAACCTGAAGCGTCTGAAGGAAGGACGTAACCAGGCAGAAGTGGACAAGGCATTGGAGGCTATTACTGAATGTGTAAAGACCGGTAAGGGCAACTTACTGGAACTGGCAGTGGAGGCAGCCCGTGTCCGTGCCACTTTGGGGGAAATCTCTTATGCTTGCGAAAAGATTGTAGGACGTTATAAAGCAGTAATTAGAACTATATCAGGCGTGTATTCATCAGAAAGTAAGAATGACAGCGACTTCCACCGTGCTTGTGAATTGGCAGAGAAGTTTGCGAAGAAAGAGGGACGTCAGCCTCGTATCATGGTAGCCAAGATGGGCCAGGACGGTCACGACCGCGGTGCCAAGGTTGTTGCAACCGGATATGCCGACTGTGGCTTCGACGTGGATATGGGACCCTTGTTCCAGACACCGGCCGAGGCTGCCCGCGAAGCGGTTGAGAACGACGTTCATGTAGTGGGGGTTTCTTCATTGGCTGCCGGACACAAGACATTGGTTCCGCAGATTATCGAAGAACTCAAGAAGTTGGGACGTGAGGACATCGTAGTGATTGCTGGTGGTGTAATCCCCGCACAAGACTATGACTTCCTTTACAAGGCAGGCGTAGCTGCCATCTTCGGCCCCGGTACTCCGGTTGCCAAGGCTGCTTGCCAGATATTGGAAATCTTGTTGGATGAAGAATAA
- the mutA gene encoding methylmalonyl-CoA mutase small subunit — MADSKEKLFSDFPPVSTEQWMEKVTADLKGADFEKKLVWRTNEGFKVKPFYRMEDLEGLKTTDALPGEFPYLRGTKKDNNEWLVRQEIKVECPKEANAKALDILNKGVDSLSFHVKAKELNAEYIETLLKDICAECVELNFSTCQGHVVELAELLVAYFQKKDYDLTKLRGSINYDYFNKMLAKGKEKGDMVSTAKALLEATASLPKYRVLNVNALTLNNAGSYIFQELGYALAWGNEYMNQLVDAGLPAAMVAKKIKFNFGISSNYFLEIAKFRAARMLWANIVASYSPECLRDCDNKGKDNECRCAAKMKIHAETSSFNLTLFDAHVNLLRTQTEAMSAALAGVDSMTVTPFDKTYDAPNEFSERMARNQQLLLKEESHFDKVIDPAAGSYYIENLTVSIAKQAWDLFLAVEEDGGFYASVKAGKVQAAVNESNKARHAAVAKRKEVLLGTNQFPNFNEKAGDKKPVEATCCCGGGHTCEKDVPTLNFDRAASEFEALRLETEASGKRPKAFMLTIGNLAMRQARAQYSCNFLACAGYEVVDNLGFPTVEEGIEAAMAAKADIVVLCSSDDEYAEYAVPAFKALNGRAMFIVAGAPACMDDLKAAGIENFIHVRVNVLETLKEFNAKLLK, encoded by the coding sequence ATGGCAGACAGTAAAGAAAAACTCTTCTCCGACTTTCCTCCCGTTTCCACTGAGCAGTGGATGGAGAAAGTTACCGCAGACCTGAAAGGGGCGGATTTCGAGAAGAAGCTCGTTTGGAGGACAAACGAAGGATTTAAGGTGAAACCTTTCTACCGTATGGAGGACTTGGAAGGTTTGAAGACAACAGATGCTCTTCCCGGCGAGTTTCCTTATCTCAGAGGTACCAAGAAAGACAACAATGAATGGCTTGTTCGTCAGGAAATCAAAGTGGAATGCCCCAAAGAGGCCAATGCCAAGGCGTTGGACATCTTGAATAAAGGTGTAGATTCACTCTCTTTCCATGTAAAGGCCAAGGAATTGAACGCAGAGTATATTGAAACTTTGTTGAAAGATATCTGCGCGGAATGTGTCGAGTTGAATTTCTCTACCTGCCAGGGGCATGTGGTGGAACTTGCAGAACTTCTTGTCGCTTATTTCCAGAAAAAGGATTATGACTTGACGAAATTGCGGGGCTCCATCAACTATGACTACTTCAACAAGATGCTGGCCAAAGGTAAAGAAAAAGGTGATATGGTGTCAACAGCCAAGGCGCTGCTCGAGGCTACCGCTTCCCTTCCGAAATACCGTGTATTGAATGTGAACGCGTTGACATTAAACAATGCGGGTTCTTATATTTTCCAGGAACTGGGTTATGCTTTGGCTTGGGGTAATGAATATATGAATCAGTTGGTTGATGCCGGTCTGCCGGCTGCAATGGTAGCCAAGAAGATTAAGTTCAATTTCGGTATCAGTTCCAACTACTTCCTTGAAATAGCCAAATTCCGCGCTGCACGTATGCTGTGGGCTAATATTGTGGCTTCTTACAGTCCCGAGTGTCTGCGCGACTGCGACAACAAGGGTAAAGATAACGAATGCCGCTGTGCAGCCAAGATGAAGATTCATGCGGAAACTTCTTCATTCAACTTGACTTTGTTTGATGCACACGTAAACTTGTTGCGTACGCAGACTGAGGCGATGAGTGCCGCCCTTGCCGGCGTTGACTCAATGACGGTTACTCCGTTCGACAAGACTTATGATGCTCCTAACGAATTCTCTGAGCGTATGGCGCGTAACCAACAACTGCTGTTGAAAGAAGAATCGCACTTCGATAAAGTTATTGACCCAGCTGCAGGTTCTTACTATATTGAGAATTTGACCGTCTCTATTGCCAAGCAGGCTTGGGACCTCTTCCTCGCTGTAGAAGAAGACGGTGGTTTCTATGCTTCCGTGAAAGCCGGAAAAGTGCAGGCTGCCGTAAACGAGAGCAACAAGGCGCGTCATGCCGCAGTTGCCAAGCGCAAGGAAGTGCTGTTGGGTACTAACCAGTTCCCCAACTTTAATGAAAAGGCGGGAGATAAGAAACCGGTTGAGGCTACTTGCTGTTGCGGCGGCGGACATACCTGCGAAAAAGATGTTCCGACACTGAACTTTGACCGTGCTGCCAGTGAATTTGAAGCGTTGCGTCTCGAAACAGAGGCTTCCGGCAAACGCCCGAAAGCGTTTATGCTGACTATCGGTAATCTGGCCATGCGCCAGGCACGTGCACAGTACTCTTGCAACTTTCTGGCTTGTGCCGGATACGAAGTTGTGGATAACCTCGGTTTCCCCACCGTAGAAGAAGGTATAGAAGCAGCTATGGCTGCCAAGGCCGACATCGTGGTATTGTGTTCAAGTGATGATGAATATGCAGAATATGCTGTTCCTGCCTTCAAGGCTCTGAATGGCCGTGCCATGTTTATCGTAGCCGGTGCTCCTGCTTGCATGGACGACTTGAAGGCTGCCGGTATCGAGAACTTTATCCATGTCCGTGTCAACGTATTAGAGACATTAAAAGAATTCAACGCCAAACTTTTGAAGTAA